In the genome of Spodoptera frugiperda isolate SF20-4 chromosome 1, AGI-APGP_CSIRO_Sfru_2.0, whole genome shotgun sequence, the window atgaagataCAAATTAGATACATGCGAAAATCTaagatattttaagaaaaacagGCGCCAATTGTTTAAACATTGCATGGTCTACTTTCCCAAATCCTGGTTACATTGACGTTTGTAGGTCACCCGGTCGACGCGGGTGCATCGTGCGGGCTCTGTGGGGGAGGTGGAGCGCGCGTGCGCTGCACTGAATGTGGACGCCGCGCACTGTGTGCCTCCTGCGACGACATGTATCATCGACACCCCAAAAGGAGACATCATCAGCGACAGGTCAGAAGCAACTTCTAATAAAGGACGAATTGAAATTATAGACGTTTCTAAACAATTTCATAACAATTAAAACGTTGTATCGTAGGCTCTATCGGCAACACAGTTACGTGAGGAAAGGCCGCCGCTACCGCCGAAGGCAGCGCCTCCAGTGCCACCGCCGCGCAAACACAAGGTATAGTTGACATTATTTTAACATCACTCTAGATTATCTTCTCATCAACAGCCTAAAGACGTCCATTGCTGGACAAAGGCCTGTCCTTTAGTAATCCACGTCGAACGACAGCTCGCCACCACGCATCTGTTGCTTGATTATATTACCTTATTATTAATGAATTACATCTCTGAATGTACAGATATGCGGCGATAGAATGAGTGCTAGTCCGAAACCTCCGACCGTATTAGACCAAAGAAGAGCTACCCTCAGTTCTCCTCATCATGCGGCTATGATGATGGGAGCACACAGCCCGGGATCGCCTGTGCCACCTGCCCATCTCATTCAAGCACCCCAACATCATCAACAGATGCCTTTACATCTACAAACTAAAATGACTACAACACCCACGCCTAACCACCTCGGAAGCATGCCATTTCTTCCGACAAATATGCATATGGCTACGGGTCATCATGCCGCAGTGCCAGGGCAGTCCAACACACTGTCTCATATGAATACAGCTTGGAATCGCCCTCGTGGATCATTACAAGGATTTAGCGGGCATCCGAAcatggtaattattttttttaatagctaatattttactttataaataaaacaaaacaaacaatttttaagtaaaataatcatAGTATAATATAGAATAAAGAACTAGCACagtatagaataaataaatacagacacgataattaattttagcacGTGCCAACTGAACAGTGGGATAATCCCGACAACATGGCGCCCACAATGCAAAATTGGGGTCGGCCTCTACGTCGTGGTGCATCTGTTCTCGAACTGGGTGGCGGCGGGTCTGCTAGTTGCGCGGGCTGCGCTCATTGCGCCCCAGTTCCATGGCGGTACGGCAGCTGTGCCAGTCTCGACCACCCCTGGGCAAACACTAACCCTGGGTGGGCGCCTACATGTTGCCCGCCTGGCCATCCTACTCACGGCGTACAGCCGCATCCACATCTGCCACCACAAACACCCCAACCTTATCGTAGAGGTAGGTATATCTACGTAAAGTAACTATGTTGTAGTTATATCATGGAAATGAGTACAAACGCTAGCTCACAACGCtctcaaaatatttaacgtATAAATGTGTATATATTTCAGCTGACAGCCGTGCAGTATCTCGGGCTGCGTCTCGTGCTGGTTCACGTGCAGCCTCTCCGGCTATGAGCGTGCGGTCTCGCACGTCTCGACGCATGAAGCATCGTACACCATCGCCGCCACCATTGCCATCAAGTGACGCTGACTCGGAAAGTGAAAGTGAGAGTGATCATGGCCCGCCCAGTAAAACacaagaaaaagaagaagattCTCTTGGGCCTGCTCCTCCACCGCCTAACTCCTCCTGGCAATGTGAGCACTGCACTTTCGTCAATGAACCCGGTGTACGAGTTTGTGCTATCTGCTGCCGCACTCCCGTTTCAGTGCCTAAAACTGTAAATACGAAGGAGCTTAGCGAAAATGTGGAAAGACTGAAAATCACTCATAAACAATCTCCCTCACCAGTGCGCACTACTGAGGAGCCCCGGTATGATCGTGGTCAGtatgatttaaattattctGCATAGTTATAATTGGATAACTGTTTATGTCCGTTCTTTAACCTTTTAAGTTGATAAAAGGTTTCTCTCTTTGTTATTccaaaaaatacacaaattagttaatataattaaaaaagaaaaattacattaattttcagAGGTagaaaaacctaaaacaaaatcGAAGAAAGAACGTACTTCTACTGGCTGTGGGCCATCGCCGCCTCGAGAAGGTAACGCTGCAAAAAAGCAAATAAACCGACTTGTTACGCCGACTAGGGAATCAAGTGCTAACAACCACGATGACAAGGTACAAGGAAGACATGATATGGGAGTCGGGCCGTCGCCACCCCGGGAAGTTAGAAATGGTACAAAACATATGGACATGAGCACAGAGATATCACCTCCACGAGACACAAATAAAACGATGAGAGTTTCCCCATATCGCGACAGCAGACAATCACCACGACCAGAAGTCCCCAAGAGACACAGTATATCTGTAGGACCTTCACCGCCCCGAGACAATGCTTATGTTAACGCACCGCTCAAACAACATTCAACAAATACCCAAAAAAAGTCCACTGGTACGTCTCCACCGCGAGACGCCAATGAACGACAATATCCATCACCAGCCACCAATAAAACCAATGTATCGAACACCGGTACATCACCACCTCCACAAAGTATCTCTACGCAGGTAATAATCAAATACGGAAAAAGTCATTTGCAAAATTTGGAatacattttagattttaggctttgtttatttattctactTCTTTTCTAGACATACGAAGTACCGAATACTAACGCATGGGAACGAGCATCATCTGTGTCCCGGTCGCGGCCACGCCGACGGTTTCGTGACGAAGCCAGAAGAGAGAGATCTCAAAGTAGACATTCCATGTCTAGCGATACCCGTGTAAGTTGACTAGATAAACAAGGTACCTAGTTTctacttttttgaaattaacATTAATCTTCATATTATATGTAGGAAAGCGACCGAAGTATCCGCACTGCTGGTCCAGGCAACAGGTGGGATTGGCGTGAACGTGACAGTAGCCCTGGAGGTGAATGGGGAGATAGTTATAATCGACTATCTCGTCGCGCATCACATTTAGACCTCCGTCGTAGTCGCCCTAACCGACGGTCGTATTATGGTTCGgaggtaaataaataccaaaattatagtttttcgaaaaattgaaatatttagaaaCAACAACGAACTACATTATACCTTTCAGGCAGCATCTCCAGAACGTCAGTCGAGTAGGGCAATTTCACTTGAAGCACTGGCAGGAACCGGCGCTAAACGAGAAGCAGAAAGAGGAATAGAGTTGGCTCAAATGATGGCTGAAGCTGAACGGCTAGGTTTTAGTGCTGCTGAAGTGCAAGCAGCGCTAACACAAAGTCCAGCATCGCCATTGTCTTGGTTGCGAGAACGTTGGCCGAGCCTTTGTGCGGGCGTGCGTGCTGCGGCGGCACGTCTAGCGCCAAACGCTGCTATCTCAGAGTTAGAAGCCAGAGCCGCTCTCGCTAGACATAGAGGAGCTATGTGGCCAGCTGTGACAGAATGTGTGGAAAGACATAAACGACAAGTAAGTTCCCACACCTAAAACATTTTAAGCATTCTGGTAAAACGtcaagtaatgctatttttaatACTTCAATGACATTCTTTCAGACGGAGATTGTGGGCGTCGGAGAAGAAGGCAGGTTACGCGGGCATGTTTGGGGATCCCCCGTCGGCGTAGACGACGACGCAGCTCCTCCTCGCTCTTCATCCCGCCACTCTCACCGCATGCGCGGTAATCTCAAACGAACCACaaaccaataaaattatcattgcATTACAAGATCACACCATCATCGTACCACGTCATAACCTTCACTTTACATTTCAGCAGAAGATAGTTCAGATGAGTTTGAAGCACCGACACCGCCTAGATTCCAAGATGACGACTGGATGTACTTACCACTGAACGTTAATATAAATGATTACGAAAGAGAAGCCAACTATTTAGAAAACAATGCTATGGACCAGGTCCCGGTCGAAAATAATGATGATGTggcaaaaaaactaaaaatgctGCTTCAAGAAGCCGGAGTTCCTGTAATTGATGAAAAACTGCTTCTACAAGGGCTGCTTGCAGGCAAACCTCTGTTTGAACCTCAAGTTAATGCTAGTGCTAGTCCAAAGCCACAATCAATAGATTTAGATCAATCTGAAAATGATTTCATAGATGCCTATAATGCATTGACGAGATCAAGTCCATtaccaaatataaataaaaccacaaataATACTGAAATGTTTAATGGTAACCAATTATTTTCTCAAAATGATTCAAAAAACGAAGAAATTATGAATGGAACAACAAACGGTGGAATAGAGGTGGAAAATGAAATTACGAATCAAAATACACAATTCCAAAcgaattcaaatcaaatcacaaaaatagataataatcaACCACCAAAAGTTAaccaaaataacaaattacCAACAAAAAGCGaccaaaatgaaaaaataatcgTAGACAAAGGAAAAACCAGTAGCAATGAACCTACTCAATTAATAAACTCATCAGCTAACAATATCAATTTAAATGctcaaaacttaaataaaaatgaaaattcaaTTGCAAGTAATACTAGCCACTTGCAGAAAAATCATAAATCTGAAGAAAATATGTCAGATCGATTCAATCAGCGACAAATCGATGAGAAATCCAATCTTAATGATATTGTTGATAACACACAAAGGCTCATTCAACAAATGAAAGAAGAAATTAATTCAGATATAAATTCTATTGACGGTAGAACTATGTCACATAGTGAAGGGGAAACTAGCACCGATGAAACAAACGATGAGCAAGAATCCAGCTATAGTGATACTGAAGAAAGAACAGAAAATATGACTTCCGATGAAAAAGAAATGACAAGTTCTGAAGATGAAGGTCCTTCTGAAGATGAAGGTCTTTCTGAAAAGCAACAGGCTATGCAGAGAGATGCATATCATATGACAAGTTCTGAAGAAAATGACAATTTTGAAGAAGCCTTGGATCATGTAGAAAATCAGTTAGAAGACTTTAAACATGCCAATATAGAAATGCTAGATTCTATAGCTCGTACTTTACAAGAAGAACATACTTTTACTGTTGAAAGAGATAAAGCACCGAAAAACGACGCTCCAAGGCCCTTAAGAAAAGAAGATGTgaataataatgtgtttgttgCTGTTAACAGTTTTGAGGAGATTTATGAAGAACTAAGTACACAAAACAATGTCGATAAAAACATCAGCAATAACAGtcaattaaattcaaacgcgGAAGAGGTCGTGATACCCAAAAACATTGAAGTATTTCCAAGAGAGGCTGTTATTTTCTCTGTAATGCAAGCTATCGCTCCAACTAAATTAGTCATGTCTGAAAATGTGCTTCCCGTTTTAAATGCTAAATTAGAAACTGTTCAAGAAACAGAAATTTCGAATTCCAGTCCTAATGATGTTTCGTTACAACAACAGACTAATGAAGAACTTACATCCAATTCAGATGAACAAGTAGTTGAACAAGAATCCTTATCTGCAGAAATAGAAATACAACCTGTATTAGATCAGGCCGAATTTCTAGAAACCACAACCGAACCTCCTGATAACCATcctgttgaaatatttacttcaGAAGAACCTCAGCCATCACTCCCAGATACTCATGAACATATAGAACCAGAACCATTAaatataagtgaaaataatagCAATAATGTAAACTCCATAAATGATACTCCCATAAGTTTAGAGGAAGCTGATAGTGGTCAAAATGTTGAATCTGAACAGATTCCAACTAATTCATCAAATGATAacagtattaataaaaacaccATAGCTAGTAAGTCTAACATACCTAAGCTAGTAAGAATCATacctaataacaaaataaagaatgaTAAAAATTCTCCTAAATTAATCGTTTCGAAAGTCCCAGTGCGTCGAACATCGATTAAACAATATCCCGCACCTGCTCCGCCTAAATCTCATTTTGGTAATATTCAAAGTGGCCATGTTAAACAATTGCAAGCTAAAgtgtttaataacaaaacagcCAAACCTACGAACCCTACACCATCAGAGACAATAGACGTAAAACCATCTACTTCAACAATGAGTAAGAAAAAGCCTGCGCCACCTCCGCCTATACAAATGAAACAAGAGAAACAGCCCTCGCCGTCTAAGGTAGTAACAACGCCAAAGGAAAAGAAACCATTTTTCAGAGAAACTTGTCGAACAGAAGACGAATGGACCGATAGTGACTCGGATGAGTCACAGGTGCAAATTGTAAGGCCAGTTGAAGAACCCAAACAATCACCACCATCACCACCTCCGCCTATTACAATGCGACGAGTTTCAGGTCAAATCATAGATTTAGCTAAAATAAGGCTTCCAGAAGGCTCACCTGAGGTTAGTAATTTTTTAAACCACAACTTAAGAAGCCGATGTGTCCATTGACCAGACCATTTgtcatttaatttataactttcAGAGACAAGCACGAATGCTATTAGCAGAAGGTGCAACAGAAACTTGGGAGCAAGCACAGCTCGCCGTGGAACTCGTATCCCGCGGAGCCGACCCACCGGCGGCCCTTTTAGCTGCACTCGAATGCGTTGACTTATCATCTGCTCTCGCTTATTTATACCAAGACTGTGAACTTTGTGCATCTCGACTTCCGGAACATGAAGTAAGTTTCACGTACTcgaaataatacataattatacattccTGTTATTATAATTGGTATCTGAAACACCTCTTCAATTTTCAGATGGTTTCAATGTTGCGTTGTACCCACCGATGCTGTCGTGAATGCGCACATCATTATTTCACTGTACAAATAACAGAACGAAGTATCGCAGACTGCGTCTGTCCGTACTGCAAGCTTCCAGAACTGGAAAGTCTACCTGAAGATGCTTGGCTTGAGTATTTTGCACACTTGGATATACTTTTAAAAACCCTGCTTGAAGTAGATGTGCACGAGTTGTTTCAAAGAAAggtatataaatatcaattactgAGTAGGTtttcatt includes:
- the LOC118273037 gene encoding E3 ubiquitin-protein ligase lubel isoform X2, producing MLKGRGRDPRNVTSSPPAHLAKIMRPPALARGAMPPTTPTAMHRVPQTRPEPDYEVVEFPSDQYVNAKIQPPPPPPPRPPTGHPVDAGASCGLCGGGGARVRCTECGRRALCASCDDMYHRHPKRRHHQRQALSATQLREERPPLPPKAAPPVPPPRKHKICGDRMSASPKPPTVLDQRRATLSSPHHAAMMMGAHSPGSPVPPAHLIQAPQHHQQMPLHLQTKMTTTPTPNHLGSMPFLPTNMHMATGHHAAVPGQSNTLSHMNTAWNRPRGSLQGFSGHPNMHVPTEQWDNPDNMAPTMQNWGRPLRRGASVLELGGGGSASCAGCAHCAPVPWRYGSCASLDHPWANTNPGWAPTCCPPGHPTHGVQPHPHLPPQTPQPYRRADSRAVSRAASRAGSRAASPAMSVRSRTSRRMKHRTPSPPPLPSSDADSESESESDHGPPSKTQEKEEDSLGPAPPPPNSSWQCEHCTFVNEPGVRVCAICCRTPVSVPKTVNTKELSENVERLKITHKQSPSPVRTTEEPRYDREVEKPKTKSKKERTSTGCGPSPPREGNAAKKQINRLVTPTRESSANNHDDKVQGRHDMGVGPSPPREVRNGTKHMDMSTEISPPRDTNKTMRVSPYRDSRQSPRPEVPKRHSISVGPSPPRDNAYVNAPLKQHSTNTQKKSTGTSPPRDANERQYPSPATNKTNVSNTGTSPPPQSISTQTYEVPNTNAWERASSVSRSRPRRRFRDEARRERSQSRHSMSSDTRESDRSIRTAGPGNRWDWRERDSSPGGEWGDSYNRLSRRASHLDLRRSRPNRRSYYGSEAASPERQSSRAISLEALAGTGAKREAERGIELAQMMAEAERLGFSAAEVQAALTQSPASPLSWLRERWPSLCAGVRAAAARLAPNAAISELEARAALARHRGAMWPAVTECVERHKRQTEIVGVGEEGRLRGHVWGSPVGVDDDAAPPRSSSRHSHRMREDSSDEFEAPTPPRFQDDDWMYLPLNVNINDYEREANYLENNAMDQVPVENNDDVAKKLKMLLQEAGVPVIDEKLLLQGLLAGKPLFEPQVNASASPKPQSIDLDQSENDFIDAYNALTRSSPLPNINKTTNNTEMFNGNQLFSQNDSKNEEIMNGTTNGGIEVENEITNQNTQFQTNSNQITKIDNNQPPKVNQNNKLPTKSDQNEKIIVDKGKTSSNEPTQLINSSANNINLNAQNLNKNENSIASNTSHLQKNHKSEENMSDRFNQRQIDEKSNLNDIVDNTQRLIQQMKEEINSDINSIDGRTMSHSEGETSTDETNDEQESSYSDTEERTENMTSDEKEMTSSEDEGPSEDEGLSEKQQAMQRDAYHMTSSEENDNFEEALDHVENQLEDFKHANIEMLDSIARTLQEEHTFTVERDKAPKNDAPRPLRKEDVNNNVFVAVNSFEEIYEELSTQNNVDKNISNNSQLNSNAEEVVIPKNIEVFPREAVIFSVMQAIAPTKLVMSENVLPVLNAKLETVQETEISNSSPNDVSLQQQTNEELTSNSDEQVVEQESLSAEIEIQPVLDQAEFLETTTEPPDNHPVEIFTSEEPQPSLPDTHEHIEPEPLNISENNSNNVNSINDTPISLEEADSGQNVESEQIPTNSSNDNSINKNTIASKSNIPKLVRIIPNNKIKNDKNSPKLIVSKVPVRRTSIKQYPAPAPPKSHFGNIQSGHVKQLQAKVFNNKTAKPTNPTPSETIDVKPSTSTMSKKKPAPPPPIQMKQEKQPSPSKVVTTPKEKKPFFRETCRTEDEWTDSDSDESQVQIVRPVEEPKQSPPSPPPPITMRRVSGQIIDLAKIRLPEGSPERQARMLLAEGATETWEQAQLAVELVSRGADPPAALLAALECVDLSSALAYLYQDCELCASRLPEHEMVSMLRCTHRCCRECAHHYFTVQITERSIADCVCPYCKLPELESLPEDAWLEYFAHLDILLKTLLEVDVHELFQRKLRDRTLARDPNFRWCMECSSGFFVHPKQKKIRCPECRSISCASCRKPWNSNHEGLTCEQYTAWLEDNDPERSLTAIQQHLRDNGLECPRCHFKYSLSRGGCMHFTCTQCKYEFCYGCGKPFTMGARCGLSDYCAKLGLHAHHPRNCLFYLRDKEPHELQTLLQMNNVTYETNASEGSTGRCPVQLQRETPTGLVDGTCGSEAPANYAGLCKAHYVEYLAGLARGLDPIPIMDVSELVAELRRRALPLPERGPWDTDPIYAGMCAEVQAPRASSNHGHTRLSNYYLQHSSKYHLHSST